A region of Drosophila suzukii chromosome 2L, CBGP_Dsuzu_IsoJpt1.0, whole genome shotgun sequence DNA encodes the following proteins:
- the LOC139352306 gene encoding uncharacterized protein: protein MVTSAIHLELVTDLTTETFLAALRRFISLRGKCSKIYSDNGTNFIGAKRSLNEMQELLSSQRHKDIVTSTLADDGIQWTTTYHFLIGRPLSTVPDPDLSHIPVGRLGYWQSIQAMLQGFWNKWHQEYLTTLQQRPKWTTSTPNLSIGDVVFFKESNTPPASWHTARVMETYPGKHNLVQAVKLKT from the exons ATGGTCACATCGGCCATACACCTGGAACTTGTCACAGACCTGACAACAGAAACCTTCTTGGCTGCCTTGCGGCGCTTCATATCCCTACGTGGCAAGTGTAGCAAAATCTACAGCGATAACGGAACAAACTTTATTGGAGCTAAGCGATCCCTCAACGAAATGCAAGAATTGCTTTCATCACAACGACACAAGGACATCGTCACATCCACTTTGGCGGATGATGGAATTCAGTGG ACAACTACTTATCACTTCTTAATTGGGCGACCGTTATCCACCGTACCAGATCCTGACTTAAGCCACATCCCTGTGGGCCGATTAGGATATTGGCAAAGCATCCAGGCTATGCTTCAAGGATTCTGGAATAAGTGGCATCAGGAGTATTTGACTACTCTGCAACAACGTCCGAAATGGACCACTTCAACACCCAACCTCTCGATTGGTGATGTAGTTTTCTTTAAGGAGTCCAATACACCACCAGCATCTTGGCACACCGCACGGGTTATGGAAACCTATCCAGGGAAGCACAACCTCGTTCAAGCAGTCAAATTGAAGACCTAA
- the LOC118879637 gene encoding uncharacterized protein, translated as MPTTTIPTHHMQMANKWRTKKDCGFQGYGPFSGRGCVCWISLVLILVLVPDFIVALKDVSVMIPQAVKRGSNALFTCNYDMENDTLYSVKWYKGKREFYRYTPKENSAMKVFAMTSGLNVERNLSNQSHVVLQSVPLNISGKFTCEISVEAPTFQTAMVSGEMEVVELPEEHTVVTGIQARYRIGDLVDGNCSIKYSKPAANLTWTINGIVVPPHHIKTYQTERREPRPNYGLAYFIKYQGQMFVDRLMELFYSLISALANRRHLVLKGSYIPFICVMEAVGWGSDVGFGGSGAGSGVGSVDKIAWLQNLQGLQNSYSVLSCG; from the exons ATGCCGACAACGACTATTCCGACCCATCACATGCAAATGGCCAACAAGTGGAGGACGAAGAAGGACTGTGGATTCCAGGGGTATGGACCCttcagtgggcgtggctgcgTTTGCTGGATATCCTTGGTGCTCATACTCGTCCTTGTGCCTGATTTTATTGTGGCACTCAAGGATGTGTCGGTAATGATACCACAGGCGGTGAAACGTGGCAGCAACGCGCTGTTCACGTGTAATTACGATATGGAAAACGATACTCTATATTCGGTGAAATGGTATAAGGGCAAGCGTGAGTTTTATCGCTACACGCCCAAGGAGAATTCGGCTATGAAGGTCTTTGCCATGACAAGTGGTCTCAATGTCGAGCGCAACCTTTCGAATCAGAGCCACGTAGTCCTGCAGTCGGTGCCGCTGAATATTTCGGGAAAATTTACATGTGAAATATCCGTGGAGGCGCCCACTTTTCAAACGGCCATGGTGTCCGGCGAAATGGAGGTGGTTGAGCTGCCGGAAGAGCACACTGTGGTTACCGGGATACAGGCACGTTATCGCATCGGCGATTTGGTCGACGGCAATTGCTCAATTAAATACTCGAAACCGGCTGCTAATTTGACATGGACTATTAATGGTATTGTGGTGCCACCGCATCACATAAAGACTTACCAGACTGAGAGGCGGGAGCCCCGCCCCAATTACGGGTTAG CCTATTTTATTAAGTATCAGGGACAGATGTTTGTAGACCGCCTGATGGAACTCTTCTACAGTCTGATTAGTGCCCTGGCTAATCGTCGTCATTTGGTACTCAAGGGTTCCTATATCCCGTTTATCTGCGTAATGGAGG CTGTGGGTTGGGGCAGCGACGTTGGCTTCGGCGGCAGCGGCGCTGGCAGCGGCGTTGGTAGTGTTGACAAAATTGCTTGGTTGCAGAATCTGCAGGGTCTGCAGAATTCGTATTCCGTACTTAGTTGCGGCTGA